From Balneola sp. MJW-20:
TTTAGCCGGCACCTCAGTGCGGCCTTTGATGACTTTAACGGGTCTAATCAGATCTCTGATGCTTCAGGTAATCAGGACGGGCGCTCATTATTTAACAGGCGCACCCTGCAGGAAGATTTCAGAAAGGCTTATTTAGGTGGGGGAGCCGGATCGTTAGGGAAAAAAGACTTTACTCCATTTCCGAAACCCAACTGGAGAGTAACCTGGTCCGGCCTGGAGGATGTTCTCCCGGTCATTGGGGACATGATGAACCGCGCTTCTCTGACTCATGCTTATACGGGATCATACAGGCTTGGCTGGATCTTTAATCCGATCATAGGATCACAACCGGGTCAGAATATCGGTAACTATTCCTTTGTTGATTTCAGAGAAGAATTTGAGCCGGCATCCATAAACGTGCAGCAGAGTTTCGATCCCCTGATACAATTGAATATTACCTGGAGCAGTAACCTTTCCACTCAGCTGGGTTTTAATAGCAGCAAGCAGGCGAGTTTGTCTCTGTCAAGCCGGAATATCACAGAGCGAATTTCCAAAGGGATCAATTTCAATATCAATTATTCATTCAGAAAAGTCCGGATCCCTTTCTTTCCTAAAGTACGCAACAACATTGATATCACCATAAACGGAAGGATCTCAGACGATTCAGAGAAACGATATGCATTGGGTGCGGATATTGAAAGTGTACTCAGTCGGCCTGATGTGGTACCAAATGCAAGCCTGTATAGCCCGACAAATGATCCGTTTGAGTCCGGCCAGAAAAGGATCAACGGGACGATCATAATCGGTTACCGATTCTCATCAACGATTTCTTCTAACTTTGAGTATACCTACAGTAACATACAGCCGAAGTCTTCACAGTTCCCTCCAAGGACCAATCAGGATATCCGTTTTAATGTTCGTGTGGCGATCCGCTCAAGATAGTCTGCTCTTTATAAGAAGAAATATAAATGCACCTGAGGATAAGAACAGACAGGTGATCGCTAACCAGTCTCCGAAGCGTGTATAAAAAGTACGGGTGTTCAGATCGGGAACTTCATAACTGAATCCGGTTCGAGTCCAGTATCCGGTTTTGACCTTAACAGTTCCGTCAGGAGCAATGATACCGGATATTCCGTTATTGGCTGAACGGACCACCCAGCGGTCGAATTCAATAGCCCTGAGCCTGGCATAGGCAAAATGCTGATGATGCCCGCTGGTGTCTCCCCACCATCCGTCGTTGGTTATGATGGTAATAAATGTAGCACCATTTTGAACAAAGGGTCGAATCCAGGTTGGATAGACGGAATCGTAACAAACCAGTCCCGGGGTTGAATAATCCGCACTGCTGAACAAAGTATGACTGGAACCTTTTCCGAAACTGGGGATCTCATTCCAGGGAACGAGATCAAAAACATCTGCTTTGATCAGAACCGGCAGAAATGGAACTCTCTCAACGATGGGCACCAGGTTAGCTTTGAAATAAGGAAGTGCCTTGCCATAGATATCCACAAATAATGCTGTATTATATATATTGTATGGCCTGCCAATGCCCCCGGTCCGGTAGTAGGCAGGTTCTTCACCCTCATTATATATCTTTATATATCCGGTTCCGGTTAAGATAGGGCTGTTCCAGGACCGTGCAGAATCAGCTATGCGATTTTCTTCATATCCCTGCGGATAGATGGCTTTATCAATTGCATTTTCCGGCCAGATTATGAGTTCCGTATTTTCCTCGAGATGACGTTCTGTTTCTGAGAAAAGACTGTCCATTACTTCCTGAATACCGCTCATTCCTCCGAAATCCTGATAGCTGTCATGATTAGGTTGAACGACGGTTACCAGGGTAGATCCTGAAGCTTCGGAGGCCTCATTAACCTGAAAGCTGATGAATGATACTGCCGGGAATAATATGAATATAAAGAGGGCTGAAAGAGTAAAGGATCGATCAGAAAACTCAATACCCCGGTATAAAAGGGCTGCCGTAAGCACCACCCATAGGGTGATACCCAGGTGACCTGTAACAGAAATATACTGGATCAGGCTGATATAATTAGCCCATGCATTTCCAATGGCCAGCCATGGCCATGACAGATCCCAGAGATGGTGCAGATATTCATAACTCACCCAGCTTGTGGTCTGAAGCAGGACTATCATCCATTTATTGGATAATTTCTTTTCAAAATAGCCCGCCAAACATAGCGGAATTGTCATTACCGCACTGTTAGCCAGTATGGCAGCAATACCGGCATAGATATCTGCCATCATGAGCCAGTAAGTGGTGATCAGATTCCAAATGACCAGGCCCGGATAAAGGTAATAGGCAGCCTGTCGGAGTCCGTCACTGATATGGACCAGGCGGAAGATCAAAATAAAAGCCGGAATACTCAGAAAAGAGAGATCCAGAGGGGGGAAGCTAAGTCCCAGAAGAATTCCGGAAGAGATACTCAGTAATAATTTGTGGGACCAGAATCTTTTCATTCGGAGTATTTTTTACCGGCAATGATAACAACAATTTCACCTTTTACAGAATCACGGTTCTCATAATTTTGCTGAAGATCGCTTAAAGGAGCCCGGGTGATCTCTTCATAGGTTTTGGTGAGTTCCCTACATACTGCGGCAAGCCTTTCTTTTCCGAAATACTCTCCAAGCTCCCTAAGAAGTTTTATGAGCCTGTTCGGGCTTTCGTAAAGTATGATGGTTCTTTCTTCTTCTGCTAATTCTTTAAGTCTCTTCTGCCGGCCCTTCTTGTGAGGTAAAAATCCTTCAAACACATAACGGTCACAGGGAAGCCCGCTTCCTGCAAGGGCAGTAGTAGCTGCATCCGGACCGGGGATGACCACAACCGGGATCCCTTTTTGGTGGGCAGCCCGTGATGCCAGAAACCCGGGATCAGATATACCGGGCATACCTGCATCGGTAATCAGCGCTACCTGACTGCCGGACATCAGTAGATCGGTCAGATAATCCACTTTTTTGTGTTCATTATGCTGATGAAATGAAAAGGTAGGTTTGTTGATTTGATAAGCTTGTAATAACTTAGAGGATGTTCGTGTATCCTCACAGGCGATATAATCAACCGAATTAAGTACTTCTACTGCTCTTGGAGAAAAATCTTTCAGATTTCCGATCGGGGTTGCTACTAAAAATAAGGTAGACACAGATTATTTTGTTTTATGGGATACCTGTATAATTTGATTCACAAAATACTTCATAAAGACTGAAAAATGAATTTTAAGCCAACAGGAATAAATCACATTACGATCAGAGTTAACAGGATTGATGCCTCAAAAGAATTTTATGGTGATATCCTGGGACTGGAGCTGATCCGGACCATGGGCCAAAGTATGGCTGTTTATAAGATCGGTAATGGAGATACTCTGGTGATCGTGGAAGCAGAGACCAGTTACGATCCAACATCCAGAGACTTTCGTGTTGATCACTTTGGTTTTTACGTGGAGAGTCCCGAACAAGTGGACGAACTGGCTAAGTATTTCCGTTCCAAAGAAGTTACGATCATGAGTGGTCCGGCGAATCGTAAAAGAGGCAGATTTGTATTTGTAGCCGATCCTGATGGGAATATGATTGAGTTTTTCTACGAAGAAGACTAATTGATAACTCACCTCCAGGGCTCAGAATAGATATTTTTCGTCCATGAAAAATTTCTGTATAATGTGAAGGTAATATCAGAGCCTGTGCGAATGAGCACAGGTTCATCTACTTACTCTTAAATGAATAGATTCCACTCAAATATATTGGTTACGGCCATAGCAGGTATACTCTGTGTTGTTACAGCGGTATCTTCCGTGCTGATTACCGTTGATATGTTGCCAAATCAGCTGAATTCGGAGCTGAGCATACCTTTCGGTGAAGAAGCAGCAGATACCTCCGGTCAGGAAAACCTGAATCCGGAGAACGAAGATAAAATATTTGAAGAACCTCGTTTAAAATCATTCTCATCTCAATTACTCAAGTGGATGTCCTTTGAAACGGATATTCCTCTCCAGCGAGTCTATCGTACTATTCCTTCCCCGCCACCCGATCTGGCCTGATACTTTCGATTATTACATCCAGACTTTAATTATTTCAACTCTACGGGGATAAGTATCCCTTAAATACATCTTACAATGAATAAAGACTTTAAACCGGGTTTTTTAGAAAACCTTAAATATGACGCTCCTGCCAGTTTGGTAGTATTTCTAGTAGCAGTTCCTTTATGCCTTGGAATTGCTCTTGCATCCGGCGCACCACTCTTTGCCGGTATTATTGCCGGTATTGTCGGTGGTATCGTAGTGGGTTCTTTGAGTGGGTCACCGCTTGGAGTTAGTGGTCCAGCTGCCGGCCTTGCAGTGATCGTATTATCCGCTATACAGGAGCTTGGTGCATTCGATATCTTTCTGGTAGCGGTAGTACTAGCCGGATTAATACAGATCGGTCTGGGATACGCAAAAGCAGGAATAATCGCATACTATTTCCCTTCATCAGTGATCAAGGGGATGCTCTCTGGTATCGGTATTATCATTATCCTGAAACAGATACCTCATGCCTTTGGCTACGACGGCAATCCGGAAGGTGAGATCGCCTTTCTTCAGCCGGATGGTCAAAATACTTTTTCTGAACTGGTTAACATGCTCGACTTTTTTAGTCCGGGAGCGATCACGGTAACGCTGATCGGCCTGGGTATTTTGATACTTTGGGAACAGAAGTTCATGAAGAAGATCAGGTTATTTGAATTGATCCAGGGACCACTGGTCGTTGTTATAGTGGGCATAATCCTGAATTTGATATTCAGAGGAACGGAAAATTTCGCATTCGCTGCAAATCAGGTAGTCAGTCTTCCGGTATCAGACTCTATTGCCGGTTTCTTTGGGCAATTTACTTTTCCCGATTTCAGTGCTATCACAAATCCGGAAGTATATATAACAGCCGCCACCATCGCGGTAGTTGCCAGTCTGGAAACACTTTTATGTGTGGAAGCAACCGATAAACTGGATCCATACAAACGGGTAACCCCAACTAATCAGGAGCTGAGAGCTCAGGGTGTAGGAAATCTTATTTCCGGTCTGATCGGTGGTCTTCCTATTACACAGGTTATCGTCAGATCCTCGGCAAACATTCAGTCAGGCGGCAGAACGAAAACATCTGCTATCATTCATGGTTTCCTGTTACTCTTTACAGTAATGCTGATCCCAAATATTCTGAACCTTATCCCTTTGGCAAGTCTTGCTGCGATCCTCTTTCTGGTTGGTTATAAATTAGCTAAGCCGGCTCTGTTTAAGCAGATGTATAAGCAGGGATCCAGCCATTTCGTACCCTTTATGGTGACCATACTGGGGATTGTATTCACAGATCTTCTGATAGGAATCGGACTTGGTTTGTTAGTAGCCGTCAGTTTTGTTCTTTATAACAATTATAAGTCACCCTATTTCTTTGATCCGGAGAAACATGAAGATGGTAAACCGGTTCTCCTGGAACTCTCAGAGGAAGTTACCTTTCTGAATAAAGCCAGTATGCTCCAGACGCTGAATCACATACCCAATGGAACTGATCTTATTATTGATGCCAGTCGTTCTTCGAATATTGATCTGGATGTACTTGAGATCATTGAAGACTTTAAAGTTCAGGCAAAACACAGAAACATTACGGTTCGCTTTGAGAATTATAATCCCGAAGAAAAAGATCACGTCAAAGATCTTCAGAACACCATTGGACCTAGAAATTAATCAACACAAACGGTTTAACGATATTAATTGATATGAATATTTCAGAATTGAATAGTAAAGCACAGAATGCAGAAACTCAGTCTTCTTTGAGCCCGGCAGATGCCCTGCAACTGCTCAAAGAGGGAAACAGCCGTTTTGTTGCTGACAAAAAACTTAATCGTGATCTTTTGGGTCAGGTGGTATCAACCACCGGGGGACAATATCCCTTTGCAGCAGTATTGAGCTGTATTGATTCGAGAGTTCCTGCAGAGATCGTATTTGATCAGGGGATCGGAGATATCTTCAGCGCCAGAGTTGCCGGTAATATTGTAAATGAAGACATTCTCGGAAGCCTTGAATATTCCTGTAAGGTAGCGGGGTCCAAAGCGATCGTAGTAATGGGACATTCACGTTGCGGAGCTGTAAGTGCCGCCTGCGATGATGTGAAACTCGGCAATATTACGGCATTACTTAGTAATATCCGTCCGGCTGTAGAGTCGGTTGCATCCGAATCGAATATAGAAGCGAGCAGCAGTGATGCTGAGTTTGTACAGAATGTGTCTGACCGTAATGTTCAGAACACCATAGACGCGATCAGAGATAAAAGTGATATTCTGCGTGAGATGCACGACAATGGGGAGATCGATATTGTCGGAGCAATGTATCATGTAGACAGCGGAAAGGTCACATTCTTCTGAAACTGTTGAATGTGATTCTACCGCAGGAATGCTCCGTTTGCGCGGTGCGCACTCGTCGACCTTAAACCTATCGGCTGTCAGACTGCGGCCTGCAGTCCGGCCCACAGGTTCTAAAGTTTGGTTGGATTCGGTGCGTCTCCGTAAACTTCCTTAGGATCAAAGACTTTTTCATCTTCTTCGTATCGAAGTGTACCGTCGGTCTTTTTGAAATCATTACCGGTGGGAACACTTCTGTAAAAGCAGGAACGGTAGCCTACGTGACAGCTGGCCCCATTGCCCTGAACATCAACTCTGAGCCAGACGCAATCCTGGTCATCATCGATGCGCATTTCCCGGATGGTCTGCACTAATCCACTGGTGGCTCCTTTATGCCATAATGTTTCTCGGCTGCGACTGTAGTACACAGCTTCACCCAGTTCAATAGTCTTCTTAAGGGCCTCTTCATTCATATATCCATGCATCAGTAGTTCACCTGACCCAAAATCGGTGGTCACTACCGGGATAAGACCATCTTCATTAAATTTAGGGGCCAGATCATGACCTTCTTCTACTTGTTCTACGGTCAGTCTTTTTTTGAATGTAATTGAACTCATCTTAAAATTAGCTTCTCTGAGAATATTGAATTAATGCTGAGCACCCTCCGGGTGTTCATACAGCTTTTTATTTTCGTTTTTTGGGACGGGGTCGTGCCCATGACCACCCCATGGATGACAACTGGAAATCCGTTTTAAGCCAAGCCAGCTTCCTTTAATGGCTCCCCACTCCCGAATTGCTTCGATCGTATATTGTGAACAGGTAGGAGAGTAGCGGCAACTTTTGCCCATCCAGGGAGATATTGCCAACTGATAGAATCGGACCAGTCCGATCAGGATCTTTTGAGGTATTTGATTCAGAGAGATCATCAATCGAGGCTGAAAGTCGTTCCGTCTTTTCCGTCCATCAGCTGAACGCCAAGATCTTTAAGTTCATCTCTGATCTTATCGGAGAGCTCGAAATTCTTTTGATCTCTGGCTTCTTTGCGTATATCGATCAGCATTTCCACCAGCTCTTTAGTCAGGTC
This genomic window contains:
- the lnt gene encoding apolipoprotein N-acyltransferase, with product MKRFWSHKLLLSISSGILLGLSFPPLDLSFLSIPAFILIFRLVHISDGLRQAAYYLYPGLVIWNLITTYWLMMADIYAGIAAILANSAVMTIPLCLAGYFEKKLSNKWMIVLLQTTSWVSYEYLHHLWDLSWPWLAIGNAWANYISLIQYISVTGHLGITLWVVLTAALLYRGIEFSDRSFTLSALFIFILFPAVSFISFQVNEASEASGSTLVTVVQPNHDSYQDFGGMSGIQEVMDSLFSETERHLEENTELIIWPENAIDKAIYPQGYEENRIADSARSWNSPILTGTGYIKIYNEGEEPAYYRTGGIGRPYNIYNTALFVDIYGKALPYFKANLVPIVERVPFLPVLIKADVFDLVPWNEIPSFGKGSSHTLFSSADYSTPGLVCYDSVYPTWIRPFVQNGATFITIITNDGWWGDTSGHHQHFAYARLRAIEFDRWVVRSANNGISGIIAPDGTVKVKTGYWTRTGFSYEVPDLNTRTFYTRFGDWLAITCLFLSSGAFIFLLIKSRLS
- the rsmI gene encoding 16S rRNA (cytidine(1402)-2'-O)-methyltransferase → MSTLFLVATPIGNLKDFSPRAVEVLNSVDYIACEDTRTSSKLLQAYQINKPTFSFHQHNEHKKVDYLTDLLMSGSQVALITDAGMPGISDPGFLASRAAHQKGIPVVVIPGPDAATTALAGSGLPCDRYVFEGFLPHKKGRQKRLKELAEEERTIILYESPNRLIKLLRELGEYFGKERLAAVCRELTKTYEEITRAPLSDLQQNYENRDSVKGEIVVIIAGKKYSE
- a CDS encoding VOC family protein; translation: MNFKPTGINHITIRVNRIDASKEFYGDILGLELIRTMGQSMAVYKIGNGDTLVIVEAETSYDPTSRDFRVDHFGFYVESPEQVDELAKYFRSKEVTIMSGPANRKRGRFVFVADPDGNMIEFFYEED
- a CDS encoding SulP family inorganic anion transporter; this encodes MNKDFKPGFLENLKYDAPASLVVFLVAVPLCLGIALASGAPLFAGIIAGIVGGIVVGSLSGSPLGVSGPAAGLAVIVLSAIQELGAFDIFLVAVVLAGLIQIGLGYAKAGIIAYYFPSSVIKGMLSGIGIIIILKQIPHAFGYDGNPEGEIAFLQPDGQNTFSELVNMLDFFSPGAITVTLIGLGILILWEQKFMKKIRLFELIQGPLVVVIVGIILNLIFRGTENFAFAANQVVSLPVSDSIAGFFGQFTFPDFSAITNPEVYITAATIAVVASLETLLCVEATDKLDPYKRVTPTNQELRAQGVGNLISGLIGGLPITQVIVRSSANIQSGGRTKTSAIIHGFLLLFTVMLIPNILNLIPLASLAAILFLVGYKLAKPALFKQMYKQGSSHFVPFMVTILGIVFTDLLIGIGLGLLVAVSFVLYNNYKSPYFFDPEKHEDGKPVLLELSEEVTFLNKASMLQTLNHIPNGTDLIIDASRSSNIDLDVLEIIEDFKVQAKHRNITVRFENYNPEEKDHVKDLQNTIGPRN
- a CDS encoding carbonic anhydrase family protein, with amino-acid sequence MNISELNSKAQNAETQSSLSPADALQLLKEGNSRFVADKKLNRDLLGQVVSTTGGQYPFAAVLSCIDSRVPAEIVFDQGIGDIFSARVAGNIVNEDILGSLEYSCKVAGSKAIVVMGHSRCGAVSAACDDVKLGNITALLSNIRPAVESVASESNIEASSSDAEFVQNVSDRNVQNTIDAIRDKSDILREMHDNGEIDIVGAMYHVDSGKVTFF
- the hisI gene encoding phosphoribosyl-AMP cyclohydrolase, which codes for MSSITFKKRLTVEQVEEGHDLAPKFNEDGLIPVVTTDFGSGELLMHGYMNEEALKKTIELGEAVYYSRSRETLWHKGATSGLVQTIREMRIDDDQDCVWLRVDVQGNGASCHVGYRSCFYRSVPTGNDFKKTDGTLRYEEDEKVFDPKEVYGDAPNPTKL
- the yidD gene encoding membrane protein insertion efficiency factor YidD, whose amino-acid sequence is MISLNQIPQKILIGLVRFYQLAISPWMGKSCRYSPTCSQYTIEAIREWGAIKGSWLGLKRISSCHPWGGHGHDPVPKNENKKLYEHPEGAQH